CGAGGCCACCGCCGCCGCCGAAGCCATGACCCTCGCCAAGCGTCAGGGCAAGACCAAGGGCAACGTGTTCTACGTGGCTGACAACGTGCACCCGCAGACGCTGGACGTGGTGAAGACCCGCGCCGAGTACTTCGGCTTCGAGGTGCAGACCGGCCACGCAGACAACATTCCCGCCGAGGCGTTCGGCGTGCTGGTGGGGTACCCCGGTACTCATGGCGAAATTCTTGACCTCAAGCCCATTGCGGACAAGGCCCACGAAGGTGGCGCGGCGCTGATTGTCGCCACCGACCTGCTGGCCTGCGCCCTGCTGACTCCTCCCGGCGAGCAGGGGGCCGACATCGTGGTGGGCAGCGCCCAGCGCTTCGGCGTGCCGATGGGCTTCGGCGGGCCGCACGCGGCGTTCCTGGCCTGCCAGAAGGGCTTCGAGCGCTCCATGCCGGGCCGCGTCATCGGTGTGAGCAAGGACGCCCGGGGCAACACGGCGCTTCGCATGGCGATGCAGACCCGCGAGCAGCACATCCGCCGCGAGAAGGCCACCTCCAACATCTGCACCGCGCAGGCGCTGCTGGCGAACATGGCCGCCGCCTACGCCGTGTGGCACGGGCAAGAAGGCATCCGGACCATCGCCGAGCGCGTCCACCGCATGACCGGCATTCTGGCGAAGGCGCTGAACGACGCCGGAATCCAGGCGAATGAAACCTTCTTCGACACGCTGACCTTTGAAGGCGGGCAGGACATCCAGAGCCGCGCCGAAGCGAAGGGCATCAACTTCCGCATTCAGGATGGCAAAGTCGGCATCAGCCTCGACGAAACCGTGACGGTGGGAGACCTCGCGGACATCATCGAAGTGGTGACGGGCCAGCAGGCCGACGTGCAAGGGCTGGACGCCGAAGCGGTGGACGGCATCCCCGCCGACCTGAAGCGCCAGAGCGAGTACCTGACGCACCCCGTGTTCAACACGCACCACTCCGAACACGCCATGCTGCGTTATCTCAAGACGCTGGAAAACAAGGACTACAGCCTCGTTCACGGCATGATTCCGCTGGGCAGCTGCACCATGAAGCTGAACGCCACCACCGAGATGATTCCGGTGACTTGGCCCGAGTTCGGGAGCCTGCACCCCTTCGCGCCCGAATCGCAGACCGAAGGGTACGCCGAAATGCTGGCCGAGCTGGAGCGCTGGCTGGCCGACATCACCGGCTACGACGCCGTGTCCATGCAGCCTAACTCCGGGGCGCAGGGCGAGTACGCGGGCCTGCTGGTCATCCGCAAGTATTTCGAGGCTCAGGGCGAGGGCCACCGCAACATCTGCCTGATTCCTGCCTCCGCGCACGGTACCAACCCCGCCAGCGCCGCCATGATGGGCATGCAGGTCGTGGTGGTCAAAACCGACGAGAAGGGCAACATCGACTTCGACGACCTCAAGGCCCAGGCCGAGAAGCACAGCGAGAACCTCGCTGCGCTGATGATTACCTACCCCTCCACCCACGGCGTGTACGAGGAAAACGTGAAGGACGTGTGCGACCTGATTCACGCGCACGGCGGGCAGGTGTACCTCGACGGCGCGAACATGAACGCGCAGGTGGGCATCGCCAAACCCGGCCTGATTGGCAGCGACGTGAGCCACCTGAACCTGCACAAGACCTTCGCCATTCCGCACGGCGGCGGCGGCCCGGGCATGGGGCCGATTGGCGTCAAGGCCCACCTCGCACCGTTCCTGCCTAACCACGCGGTGCGCCCGACCAGCGAGAGCCAGACCGGGGCCGTCAGCGCCGCGCCCTACGGCAGCGCCAGCATCCTGCCCATCAGCTACCTGTACATCAAGCTGCTGGGGGCCGCCGGCCTGCGCCAGAGCACCCAGGTCGCGCTGCTGAGCGCCAACTACATTGCCAAGCGGCTGGAAGGCGCGTACCCCGTGCTGTACACCGGCAAGGGGGGCCGGGTGGCGCACGAGTGCATCATCGACATTCGCCCGCTGAAACAGGCCAGCGGCATCAGCGAGGAAGACATCGCCAAGCGGCTGATGGACTACGGCTTCCACGCGCCCACCATGTCCTTCCCCGTGCCCGGCACCCTGATGATCGAACCCACCGAGAGCGAACCCAAAGCCGAACTCGACCGGTTCATCGACGCCATGCTTCAGATCCGCCGCGAAATTCAGGAAGTCCAGGACGGCACCATGGCCGCCGCCGACAGCCCGCTGAAGCACGCGCCCCACACCCAGGCCGACCTGATGGACAGTGACTGGAACCGCGCCTACAGCCGCGAAACGGGAGCCTTCCCCAGTGCCGCGCAGAAGGCGTGGAAGTACTGGCCCGCCGTGAACCGCGTGGACAACGTGTACGGTGATAGAAACTTCGTGTGCTCCTGCCCGCCGATTGAGGCGTGGGTGGGGGCTTGAGGTAAGTTGAGGTAAGTAGGGATGGAAAAAGGGGCAGCCTCCGAGGGGTGGAGGGCTGCCCGAAATTGTTATACATAGTCTGTAGATAAAAAATCGACCAAATTTTACTCTTTGGTTATGAGTGATTCGGGCGCTATTGCTATAGGTTTCGCAATTAAGCGGCTTAGAAGCTCCAAGAAGCTATCTCAAGAGAGCTTGGCAGAAATGTCTGGTATTCACCGCACTTATATCAGTTCAATAGAGCGCGGAGAGCGAAACGTCGGGATAAACATGCTTCTATCTATTCTTGACGCATTGGAACAGAAACCCTCCAGCTTCTTTAGGGAGCTGGAAGACGAGGGGGTATTTTAATGGAATTGTGCCATAAAACTGTCAAGTCAAGAACCGCCTACTCCAAACATTTTCCTCACAAATGTCAGCTTCCTTTAGGTCATAGTGGCAAATGTCTCGAATTTCCTTTTTTAGTCAGCCTTTCAAAAACGCATCCTCGAATCGCAGCTAAGATTGTTCGAGATGCAACTATGACTACAGGGGCAGCTTGGAAGAGTTCACAGGCTGGGCCTAATAGAATGCCAAGGTATGTTGCAATACTTGACGATGATATTCTACTGGAGAAATTCAACCTTGATATGCAGTCCCTACCCGAGATTA
The sequence above is a segment of the Deinococcus radiophilus genome. Coding sequences within it:
- the gcvP gene encoding aminomethyl-transferring glycine dehydrogenase; its protein translation is MTRLHDLLQTDDFIRRHIGPSAEEQAEMLNLLGVASLDELTETTLPEAIQFKGDLKAGAGVTEAQALADLKAVAQKNKVFRSYIGMGYSGTHVPGVILRNMLENPGWYTAYTPYQAEISQGRLEMLLNFQQTVQDLTGMPVSNASLLDEATAAAEAMTLAKRQGKTKGNVFYVADNVHPQTLDVVKTRAEYFGFEVQTGHADNIPAEAFGVLVGYPGTHGEILDLKPIADKAHEGGAALIVATDLLACALLTPPGEQGADIVVGSAQRFGVPMGFGGPHAAFLACQKGFERSMPGRVIGVSKDARGNTALRMAMQTREQHIRREKATSNICTAQALLANMAAAYAVWHGQEGIRTIAERVHRMTGILAKALNDAGIQANETFFDTLTFEGGQDIQSRAEAKGINFRIQDGKVGISLDETVTVGDLADIIEVVTGQQADVQGLDAEAVDGIPADLKRQSEYLTHPVFNTHHSEHAMLRYLKTLENKDYSLVHGMIPLGSCTMKLNATTEMIPVTWPEFGSLHPFAPESQTEGYAEMLAELERWLADITGYDAVSMQPNSGAQGEYAGLLVIRKYFEAQGEGHRNICLIPASAHGTNPASAAMMGMQVVVVKTDEKGNIDFDDLKAQAEKHSENLAALMITYPSTHGVYEENVKDVCDLIHAHGGQVYLDGANMNAQVGIAKPGLIGSDVSHLNLHKTFAIPHGGGGPGMGPIGVKAHLAPFLPNHAVRPTSESQTGAVSAAPYGSASILPISYLYIKLLGAAGLRQSTQVALLSANYIAKRLEGAYPVLYTGKGGRVAHECIIDIRPLKQASGISEEDIAKRLMDYGFHAPTMSFPVPGTLMIEPTESEPKAELDRFIDAMLQIRREIQEVQDGTMAAADSPLKHAPHTQADLMDSDWNRAYSRETGAFPSAAQKAWKYWPAVNRVDNVYGDRNFVCSCPPIEAWVGA
- a CDS encoding helix-turn-helix domain-containing protein gives rise to the protein MSDSGAIAIGFAIKRLRSSKKLSQESLAEMSGIHRTYISSIERGERNVGINMLLSILDALEQKPSSFFRELEDEGVF